Below is a window of Arabidopsis thaliana chromosome 2, partial sequence DNA.
TATCCTGCATCAAAACGTCGGCCAAGGGTTCTGTGGCTGCATTTGGAGTTTATGGTGAGTGCCTTGGAAGGGAAGATATCACTGGGCTGTGATTGGGCGACATGGCAAGCTTACGTGACAGGCTTTGTGAGCCTGATGGTGCAATGCACGCCGGCTTGGGTGCTAGAGGTGGATGTTGAAGTAATAAAGAGACTAAGCAAAAGTCTGAGGCAGTGGAACGAGCAAGACTTGGCTCTGGCTCTGCTTTGTGCCGGCGGCCTTGGGACAATGGGTGCAGCTACAGAACTCATTGTGGAGACTTGCCATCAACATTAGCTTGACGTCTTTCAACTTTCTTTTCTCGACTAATCTAAACTGTGATCATGATCACTTTTGTTCCTGAGATTagctctctcttttttttttttgtttgtctatattgtatattatatttattatttagagCAACATGATTCGCTATGTGTCACAGACACTGACTGGGGAAACAACATTAGATTATGAAAGGAAATGAAGCCAAGATTTTTCAGATTTCTTTGAGACATTTTTCAATTGAGCTACTAGTACTAAGCTACACCACGGGGTTTAATTTGTGAAATCCGAAACTAGGGAGACTAAATCCGAATAGATATAGATAGCCTAAGGGATTCGGGGCTGCAACAAAATCACTCCCACTCACTGCGAAGCTCGACTATGGCGGCGACGTCGCTGGTTCTGACGTGCGCATCCCCTCTATTCAGCAGCCCTCGGGTTATTTCTGCTACGAAGAAGCTGACTACAGAGTTGTCGATTTCTACAGGTCAGTTTCGCGGGGTTTAATTTGTGAAATCCAAAATTAGTTTGTTTCATCTAAAATGATCCTCTGCCGATGTCTCAGCTAAATTCCGAAGAAGATGCTCGGGAAACAATGATGAAGTGCTTCTAGAAGGAATGCCACCGGAGTATTACGATGATGTTCGTCTCCTCATCCTTTTTTTGTCTCTCAGTCTGATTTTTTCTAAGTCGGTTGGTTTTTTGATACCAGGAATGGCAAGCTcgacagagagagaagaccAAAGAACTGCGGCGGATGCAGcgggaggaagaagaagaagaggagagaaagattgaagaatACCGTGAAATTGGCACGAGGTTGAAGGAATTTCCCGAGCAAGACTTAAGGAAAGCCAGAAAGCTCGTCTCCAGCTTCATCAGAGCTGCCGAGGAAGTCGAAGAGGTAAAAATCAAAGTCCCCTTCCTTCCTTATACAAGCAggcaattattattattatgtataaGACAATTTCTGTAGAGAATTGAAGAAGCAGCCGAGAAAGGAGAACTTGACGAGCTTGTCCTCATGATCATATGGAACCGGCTTGACCTTGCTAGGCGCgatgtaacatttttttccttgtgaGTTATGCGTTTTCATGATGAAATGTTCCCTTAGATCCTGTGTTGCTTACTTTCAGGATGAGAAGGACGCCATCAGAAGTCTTGATCTTTTGTATAGAAGAGTCGAGGTAATTGTTTCTCTTCATTCTTTTCTATGCTATAAGATCTTGAGCTGCTGATGCTTTATATCACCATCTTCAAACTTACTCATTTGTCAAGGAAGATTATCAACTCGTATTAGTCAGCTTTAGGTGAAAGTGAATCCTTATATCGGGTGTTTCTCTATCCAGACAGAGATCTTAAAACGGCAAGCAAGTCCTGCAATGAAACTGCTGAATGATCTTCTAAATATGCATGATGGCTTTGAAGACGATGCTTGGCTCAAGGACTGCAGAAAACGAATGGCTGAGACCTTCCCCCGAGAAGACCCCTTCAGCATTCTAATGCCACCGGGATTCGACATTGATATGGTGCGtccctttttctcttttttgtttttttttattgataaaaacCTCTCAACAGCAAGAATCAATGCTGTGTTTGTAGCATCAAGGACAGTTGCGACCGCCCATTGAGACTGAGACAGACAACACCCTTCTGAGAGTAGACTTTGTAAGAGAAGTGGATGCACTGCTACAGGAAGTGAGGATAGAGGAAGACGCTACAACTGGTAGCAAAGGAGAAGGGCTTGATCCTGAAGCTATAGCACTTAAGTTTAAGCAACAGGAGAAGCAACGAACCATCCGCCAAATTGAAGCCATTCTTGATTTAGCCCTCAACTTGAAGTGGTAGGCAGTTAACTAGAATATCAATCTATACGccataataatttttttaagatagACCCTAGAGTTAGATTGATTCAGGCGTTTTTGTTTAGAAATGAATGGAGTCTAAATAATAGGTTTTGGCTAAAAATTCCAAATCCAAATGTTGCTGACTATCTCTCTGCTCATAGTCTCCACCACAAtcatctcttcctctttcaaAGTATAGTATGGCCTTTACTTTTCCGGTTCCACGATACACTCCGCCAGTCTCCTAACAGCTCCTCAACCACCGCTCTGTGTCCAGACGGTGGAGGGAGGGGACATTGATAAATTTCGGTCTGGGAGCTGATATGGACGTGAGAAGCTTGACCGAAGAAGGTAGAggttaaaaaaacattttccgATGATACAAGTAAAACGACTGATTTCTGGATCTCAGATCAAAAAAACCCGTATAAATGGGCCATGTTGAGCCACTAATGGGCCTCAATACTATGAGATTTTAAGTGACAGCTCTGCTTCTTGCATCCTTCAAAGCATAAGTTTGAACACCCGCGGTTTTGTTTTGAGCGGCTGGAATATGTAGGACAGAAGATACAGGTGAGGATAACGATCTCTCATcttaaaagatcaaaagaacggttcttttctttctttcttttttttaacccGATTTTTCGTCTTGGGATCATGCAGGACATAGCAATGGCTGAACGTTTTGGACGCACCAGGGAAGTGGTTGCAAGAGAAGCATAGATGTCTATTAATGAACAAATTCTGCGGCCGGTATCTTAGAGAAAAACGTCTTCACAACTTTATAATATACTCAGAGGAGGTTCATGATCGGTATGAACATAACCGGAGACTTAGGAATCCGGCGACAACCGCTGTTCAACAAGCCATTCACGGCCTCGCCTACACCATCTACGGGAAACCCGATGTTCGGCGGCTCATGTTTGAGGTTTTCGACTTCGAACAAATCCAACCTAAAGCTGTCTGAAAATCGAAGCTGTCTCTCTCATTTGTCTAATGTCTTTTAGTATACTACTGGGTTTGATTTATGTAGTTAAATACTTCATTACCTTTGgtgaaaagttgaaaactttaaACTAGCAAAATGAGTTTCATCAGTATAATCTTAGGTTCATCAGTTTCAAATTTGTTGCTACCAATTCAAAGAGCTTCTTCTTATGGTTGCATACCTTGAGAAGAGAAACTGAATGTTGTGAGTAAAGTTTCTTCTTAAGGTATTTTGTAGTTTCCAGGTCTGCAAGTGAGTAAAGCTCCTGGTTAAATCCATGTATGAGCTGCATCTCCCCACTTGAGCTCTTCTAAAGCTACCCTCAGCGAATGGAGTTGAAATTGTGTTTAGATGCAACAGGCTCCAATTTAGCTATAATCTGCTCAACAGCGTCTAAAACTGCAGCACCATACATATCAGAGCTCGCAGAAGCAGCAGTAGGTGACGCGTTAGGAACCTATTAAGAGGCAATCAAAACGACAAGAGAGCAATAACAGTGTGTGAGGCATTTGGAACCTATTAAGAGACCACAAAAGATAAGAGAGAACAATATCAGTTTTGTCTTGGCCAAAAAGTCCACTGAGTGCATGTAACCGAGTTAGATGTACCTTGTATGTGCTTGATTCTGACACAAAAACTGACTAAGGGGAATGACACAACCTTTTTATGCAAATCCTTGACCCATTTCAACACCTCCATGTGTCACCAAAACAGTCCCATTGGTGCAAACATGAACAAAAGCACCGGcctgtaataataatatgtgtTGGAGTAAGTATCTTAAAATCCAGATTCTAGATTTGCAAGCAAAGGTAGTGCAATGCTGAGATTTCCAAGAAGCTTTATCTTATTCTTTTAACTTTAAAGTTCCTCGAGAGATgactaaatttgaaaaaaaaggattCACTTCAAACATGATTCATGAACTTTGTTGTAAATGAATATGACAAATTGTGTGGGAACCATAGCTACACCACACCATGCAATGTGCAGAAGAGAGTGAGATTAATGTGTGATGGGATCTTTGCAGTTGAAAGTTCATCTCCTAAAGTCAAGAAAACATTAACTAACAAAATGAGGACAAACTTTTAccaattttcacatttttagaaatatattcaactcactttgatttcttcaggGGCTCAGCTGAATCTAGTTTTCAATGGTTGcagaacaaaatgaaaatgaaaattttagtatctcaaaatctagtttctatttttttttggtgacaTTAATCaatgatttcaaaataaccaaaaacctCAGAATAAACTCAATTGCATCTTAAAACCACACAACTTTCATAACTGAAGAATgacgaaaaacaaaataatagagGAGGAGCATCActactattttcatttttttagcCAATCAGAGTGCACTAGACAACGCCCACTCGCACCAATCTCGCGTCACGCGCTCCAGACCACGCCCACTCGCACGAACCTCGCGTTGAGCGCGTGTGGTCGATTTCTGTAGGGGTAAACCCACAAAATCATGCCTATTTTACATTTACTCGCTTTGTTTCTAAAACAGCCTCGagtgaactttttttttttttttttctcaaaaccgTATTAATTCTAATgcaaaccgaaccaaaatcaattttcatttcaaaactATGTAAACCAAACAGAAATCACAtgtaatttcaaaaccatgaACGCCGAACCGAAATCAATTGTCTTTTCATCAAAACCATGTAAAAGGCTTCTACGATTGTTTTAACTTGCCACTGAAAATAATAATCCTAATTTATCAACAGAGAAATATAGAGATACCAACGAAACTATGGGGATGACAAGTTATCATCATGTCCACATCTCTGTCCAGTGTGAGTTTCACGAGTTGATTTAATAGGTAGCAAGGACCAGAAGCTGCAGCAGCAATGAAAGCTGATCTTGTTTTAAAGCCACCGCCAagtcttttggttttgcataCCGCTTTCACACATTGGAAGACCAAGGAACATGAGACACATATTTCTGCTGACCTATATACGAATCATAAGTAACCACCAATGTTGGCATAAGCAGAGAGTATGAAAACTTTTGTTActaatttaacataaaaacagtATGATAAC
It encodes the following:
- the PAC gene encoding pale cress protein (PAC) (PALE CRESS (PAC); Has 504 Blast hits to 478 proteins in 108 species: Archae - 0; Bacteria - 11; Metazoa - 283; Fungi - 39; Plants - 50; Viruses - 8; Other Eukaryotes - 113 (source: NCBI BLink).), with amino-acid sequence MAATSLVLTCASPLFSSPRVISATKKLTTELSISTAKFRRRCSGNNDEVLLEGMPPEYYDDEWQARQREKTKELRRMQREEEEEEERKIEEYREIGTRLKEFPEQDLRKARKLVSSFIRAAEEVEERIEEAAEKGELDELVLMIIWNRLDLARRDDEKDAIRSLDLLYRRVETEILKRQASPAMKLLNDLLNMHDGFEDDAWLKDCRKRMAETFPREDPFSILMPPGFDIDMHQGQLRPPIETETDNTLLRVDFVREVDALLQEVRIEEDATTGSKGEGLDPEAIALKFKQQEKQRTIRQIEAILDLALNLKW
- the PAC gene encoding pale cress protein (PAC) (PALE CRESS (PAC); Has 299 Blast hits to 297 proteins in 71 species: Archae - 0; Bacteria - 13; Metazoa - 176; Fungi - 25; Plants - 43; Viruses - 0; Other Eukaryotes - 42 (source: NCBI BLink).) produces the protein MAATSLVLTCASPLFSSPRVISATKKLTTELSISTAKFRRRCSGNNDEVLLEGMPPEYYDDREKTKELRRMQREEEEEEERKIEEYREIGTRLKEFPEQDLRKARKLVSSFIRAAEEVEERIEEAAEKGELDELVLMIIWNRLDLARRDDEKDAIRSLDLLYRRVETEILKRQASPAMKLLNDLLNMHDGFEDDAWLKDCRKRMAETFPREDPFSILMPPGFDIDMHQGQLRPPIETETDNTLLRVDFVREVDALLQEVRIEEDATTGSKGEGLDPEAIALKFKQQEKQRTIRQIEAILDLALNLKW
- a CDS encoding ribonuclease III family protein (BEST Arabidopsis thaliana protein match is: Ribonuclease III family protein (TAIR:AT4G37510.1).) encodes the protein MDVRSLTEEAAGICRTEDTEEVHDRYEHNRRLRNPATTAVQQAIHGLAYTIYGKPDVRRLMFEVFDFEQIQPKAV
- a CDS encoding ribonuclease III family protein (LOCATED IN: mitochondrion; BEST Arabidopsis thaliana protein match is: Ribonuclease III family protein (TAIR:AT4G37510.1).), which codes for MNKFCGRYLREKRLHNFIIYSEEVHDRYEHNRRLRNPATTAVQQAIHGLAYTIYGKPDVRRLMFEVFDFEQIQPKAV